A genome region from Yoonia vestfoldensis includes the following:
- a CDS encoding hemolysin XhlA family protein: MESSVLDRLESRLRQLETRNAVDAVHRDNVANRLGAIEDTLKWLVRLIIGAMLMAAVSYAVPGGLML, encoded by the coding sequence ATGGAATCTAGCGTCCTTGACAGGCTGGAATCGCGGCTGCGACAGCTTGAAACTCGCAATGCGGTGGATGCGGTCCATCGCGACAATGTGGCCAACAGGCTGGGCGCGATCGAGGATACGCTGAAATGGCTGGTGCGGCTGATCATCGGCGCCATGCTGATGGCCGCCGTCAGCTATGCGGTGCCGGGCGGTCTGATGCTTTAG
- a CDS encoding GNAT family N-acetyltransferase, protein MRLTTDRLILRGPRADDLEAMFAIFSDPATMKHWSTLPHADRSVTQAALTQRIAAFAASPTYFQIEMQGNLIGCAGLYKNTEIGFILQRGFWRQGIVSEAMRAIIPYLFATTDLPQLTADVDPGNAASIGVLHGLGFRETHRAAKTYFIGGIWYDSVYLALQRPS, encoded by the coding sequence ATGCGCCTGACCACAGACCGGCTGATCCTGCGCGGCCCGCGCGCGGATGATCTGGAGGCGATGTTCGCGATTTTCAGTGATCCCGCGACGATGAAACATTGGTCGACCCTGCCCCATGCCGACCGCAGCGTGACACAGGCGGCGTTGACGCAAAGGATTGCCGCCTTTGCCGCATCCCCGACCTATTTCCAGATCGAGATGCAGGGCAATCTGATCGGTTGCGCCGGTCTCTATAAAAACACCGAGATCGGATTCATCCTGCAACGCGGCTTTTGGCGCCAAGGGATCGTGTCAGAGGCGATGCGCGCGATCATCCCCTATCTGTTCGCCACGACAGACCTGCCGCAGCTGACCGCCGATGTCGATCCCGGCAATGCGGCCTCAATCGGGGTGTTGCACGGCCTTGGGTTCCGCGAAACGCATCGCGCCGCCAAGACCTATTTCATCGGCGGCATCTGGTATGACAGCGTTTATCTGGCGCTTCAGCGCCCCTCATAG
- a CDS encoding citrate synthase, producing the protein MAETTDTAKLTIKGKTYDLPVYSPTAGPDVLDIRKLYAQADVFTYDPGFTSTAACDSTITFIDGDKGELLHRGYPIDQLASQSHYLEVCYLLLYGELPSAAELEKFESLVTNHTMIHEQMHNFFRGFRRDAHPMATMVGVVGAMSAFYHDSTDINDEHQREVASIRLIAKMPTIAAMAYKYSIGQPFVYPRNDLDYAANFLHMCFAVPAEQYNVNPILARAMDRIFTLHADHEQNASTSTVRLASSSGANPFACIAAGIACLWGPAHGGANQACLEMLKEIGTPDRIPEFIARAKDKNDPYRLMGFGHRVYKNFDPRATVMKQSADEVLDLMGVENNPILQVAKELERQALADPYFAEKKLFPNVDFYSGIILEAMGFPTSMFTPVFALARTVGWISQWKEQLADPQLKIGRPRQLYLGSTPRDYVDIENR; encoded by the coding sequence ATGGCTGAAACGACAGATACCGCGAAACTGACGATCAAGGGCAAGACCTATGACCTGCCTGTCTATTCCCCGACCGCCGGCCCGGATGTGCTTGATATCCGCAAGCTTTATGCCCAGGCCGATGTCTTTACCTATGACCCCGGCTTTACCTCGACCGCGGCCTGCGACAGCACGATCACCTTCATCGACGGCGACAAGGGTGAATTGCTGCACCGGGGCTATCCGATCGACCAGCTGGCCAGCCAGTCGCATTATCTCGAAGTCTGCTATCTGCTGCTTTACGGGGAATTGCCTTCGGCGGCGGAATTGGAAAAATTTGAATCACTCGTGACCAATCACACGATGATCCATGAACAGATGCACAACTTCTTCCGTGGCTTCCGCCGCGATGCGCATCCGATGGCGACCATGGTCGGTGTCGTGGGCGCAATGTCGGCCTTTTACCATGACAGCACCGATATCAATGACGAACACCAGCGCGAGGTGGCGTCCATCCGCCTGATCGCCAAGATGCCGACGATTGCCGCGATGGCCTATAAATATTCGATTGGCCAGCCTTTCGTCTATCCGCGCAATGATCTCGATTATGCGGCGAATTTCCTGCATATGTGTTTCGCTGTCCCCGCCGAGCAATATAACGTCAACCCGATCCTTGCGCGTGCGATGGACCGGATTTTCACGCTGCATGCCGATCATGAACAGAATGCATCAACCTCGACGGTGCGTCTGGCCTCTTCCTCCGGTGCCAATCCTTTTGCCTGTATCGCCGCCGGTATCGCCTGTCTTTGGGGGCCTGCGCATGGCGGCGCCAATCAGGCCTGTCTGGAAATGCTCAAGGAAATCGGCACGCCCGACCGGATCCCCGAATTCATCGCCCGCGCCAAGGACAAGAACGATCCTTACCGGCTGATGGGCTTCGGCCACCGCGTTTACAAGAACTTCGATCCCCGCGCGACGGTGATGAAACAATCCGCCGACGAGGTGTTGGATCTGATGGGTGTGGAAAACAACCCGATCCTGCAAGTCGCCAAGGAATTGGAACGCCAGGCGCTGGCCGATCCTTATTTTGCGGAAAAGAAATTGTTCCCCAATGTCGATTTCTATTCCGGCATCATCTTAGAGGCGATGGGCTTTCCGACCTCGATGTTCACCCCGGTCTTTGCGCTGGCGCGCACCGTGGGCTGGATTTCGCAATGGAAAGAACAGCTGGCCGATCCACAGCTGAAAATCGGCCGGCCACGGCAATTGTATCTGGGGTCCACGCCCCGCGATTATGTCGATATCGAAAATCGCTGA
- a CDS encoding glutamate racemase: MAVGIFDSGLGGLTVLDAVAARLPDVPLVYLGDSAHAPYGVRTPDDIYDLTTAATQRLFDAGCDLVILACNTASAAALRRMQEGWVPQGKRVLGVFVPLIEALTERQWGDNSPPREVAVKHVALFATPATVSSRAFQRELAFRAIGVDVEAQACGGVVDAIEDGDMILAEALVRSHVDALRRKMPTPDAAVLGCTHYPLMEKVFQDALGPQVKVFSQANLVAESLADYLARRPEMIGAGRDSAFLTTGDPARVSARATQFLRRQITFTAA; the protein is encoded by the coding sequence ATGGCCGTAGGGATATTCGATAGCGGGCTGGGTGGGCTGACAGTGCTGGATGCCGTGGCCGCGCGCCTGCCAGATGTGCCGCTGGTCTATCTGGGCGACAGCGCGCATGCGCCTTATGGCGTGCGCACGCCCGATGATATCTATGATCTGACCACCGCCGCGACACAGCGCCTGTTCGATGCGGGCTGCGATCTGGTGATCCTTGCCTGCAACACCGCCAGCGCCGCTGCCCTGCGCCGGATGCAAGAAGGCTGGGTGCCGCAGGGCAAACGCGTGCTGGGCGTCTTCGTGCCGCTGATCGAGGCGCTGACCGAACGGCAATGGGGCGATAATTCGCCCCCGCGCGAAGTCGCTGTCAAACATGTGGCCCTGTTCGCCACGCCCGCCACCGTATCCAGCCGCGCGTTCCAGCGCGAACTGGCGTTCCGCGCCATCGGCGTCGATGTCGAGGCGCAGGCCTGCGGCGGTGTCGTCGATGCGATTGAAGACGGCGATATGATCCTGGCCGAAGCATTGGTGCGCAGCCATGTCGATGCTTTGCGCCGCAAGATGCCCACACCCGATGCCGCCGTGCTGGGCTGCACGCATTATCCATTGATGGAAAAGGTGTTTCAGGATGCGCTGGGGCCACAGGTCAAGGTCTTTTCCCAGGCCAATCTGGTCGCCGAAAGCCTGGCCGATTACCTGGCGCGACGACCCGAAATGATCGGCGCGGGCCGCGACAGCGCGTTCCTGACCACGGGCGATCCGGCCCGCGTCTCGGCGCGCGCGACGCAATTCCTGCGCCGCCAGATCACCTTTACCGCCGCTTAA
- a CDS encoding enoyl-CoA hydratase-related protein, with amino-acid sequence MDYQAITLSIRDAVATLTLNRPAVMNALNTQMRAEIAHAVKAAEKEARVLVMTGAGKSFCSGQDLGDGGSAASLDLERTLRDEYVPMLKAIFECRIPTIAAVNGAAAGAGANLALACDVVIAADSAYFVQAFTRIGLIPDAGGTYWLPRQVGAAKAMGAALFADKITAQQASDWGMIYETAPDADFAAHIDARAAHLAQGPTVAYRQLKKAIRGSFENTLDAQLALEAQLQGRCGQTRDFQEGVVAFLEKRKPVYEGR; translated from the coding sequence ATGGATTATCAGGCGATCACTCTTTCCATCCGCGACGCGGTCGCAACGCTGACACTGAACCGGCCAGCGGTGATGAATGCGCTGAACACGCAGATGCGCGCCGAAATCGCCCATGCCGTCAAAGCCGCCGAAAAGGAAGCGCGGGTGCTGGTCATGACCGGCGCGGGCAAGTCCTTTTGTTCGGGGCAGGATCTGGGCGATGGCGGCTCTGCGGCCTCGCTTGATCTGGAACGCACCCTGCGCGATGAATATGTGCCGATGCTCAAGGCGATCTTTGAGTGCCGCATCCCGACCATTGCCGCCGTGAACGGGGCTGCGGCGGGGGCGGGGGCCAATCTTGCGCTGGCCTGTGACGTGGTGATCGCGGCGGATAGCGCCTATTTCGTGCAGGCCTTTACCCGCATCGGCCTGATCCCCGACGCAGGCGGCACCTATTGGCTGCCGCGTCAGGTGGGCGCGGCCAAGGCCATGGGCGCGGCCCTTTTCGCCGATAAGATCACAGCACAGCAGGCCAGCGATTGGGGCATGATCTATGAAACCGCCCCCGATGCGGATTTCGCCGCCCATATCGACGCGCGCGCGGCCCATCTGGCACAGGGGCCAACCGTGGCTTACCGGCAGCTGAAAAAGGCCATTCGCGGATCATTCGAAAACACGCTTGATGCGCAGCTGGCGCTAGAGGCGCAGCTGCAAGGCCGCTGCGGCCAGACCCGCGATTTCCAAGAAGGCGTTGTGGCTTTCCTCGAAAAGCGCAAGCCGGTCTATGAGGGGCGCTGA
- a CDS encoding holin family protein, with protein sequence MGLISGIMGFFFGNGRNVLVETAQVFRPNAEQTAMRDADAKSESLQQFAAEFAHARQGLFDRAVDALNRLPRPMLALGTIWLFVMAMVDPDSFAAGMTGLALVPEPLWWLMGAIVSFYFGARHQAKEQDFQRVLAAAAAASEAATRKPAPAADDSNPALRDWQASHGI encoded by the coding sequence ATGGGCTTGATTTCGGGGATCATGGGCTTTTTCTTTGGCAATGGGCGCAATGTGCTGGTGGAAACCGCGCAGGTGTTCCGGCCCAATGCCGAACAGACCGCGATGCGCGACGCGGATGCCAAAAGCGAAAGCCTGCAACAATTCGCCGCCGAATTCGCCCATGCCCGGCAGGGGCTCTTCGACCGCGCGGTGGATGCGCTGAACCGCTTGCCGCGCCCGATGCTGGCGCTGGGGACGATCTGGCTGTTCGTGATGGCGATGGTCGATCCTGACAGCTTTGCCGCGGGAATGACGGGGCTGGCGCTGGTGCCTGAACCGCTTTGGTGGTTGATGGGGGCGATTGTCAGCTTTTATTTCGGCGCGCGCCATCAGGCCAAGGAACAGGATTTCCAGCGCGTGCTGGCCGCCGCCGCCGCCGCCAGCGAAGCGGCGACGCGCAAACCGGCACCAGCGGCAGATGACAGCAACCCCGCCTTGCGCGACTGGCAGGCCAGCCATGGAATCTAG
- the argC gene encoding N-acetyl-gamma-glutamyl-phosphate reductase, whose translation MTCNTAILGASGYTGAELVRLIATHPHLRIAALSADRKAGQQMADVFPHLRHLDLPKLVKMEEIDFSGIDLVFAALPHGLSQALVCDLPQAVKVVDLGADFRLRDPAAYEKWYGAAHVATALQQTAVYGLTEFYRDDIKSARLVAGTGCNAATVQFALRPLIAEQLIDLDDIICDLKNGISGAGRSLKENMLFTERSSDVLGYAQGGKHRHLGEFDQEFSALAGRPVEIQFTPHLVPISRGILASCYLRGDAQAIHAALTAAYADEPFIHVLPFGQCPGTGHVMGSNFCHIGVTSDRISGRALVVATLDNLCKGSSGQAVQNANLMLGLNETDGLMLVPVFP comes from the coding sequence ATGACCTGCAATACCGCCATTCTGGGCGCGTCGGGCTATACCGGCGCAGAGCTTGTCCGCCTGATCGCCACCCATCCGCATCTGCGCATTGCCGCCCTGTCAGCCGATCGCAAGGCGGGCCAGCAAATGGCCGATGTCTTCCCGCATCTGCGCCATCTGGACCTGCCCAAGCTGGTCAAGATGGAAGAGATCGACTTTTCCGGCATTGATCTGGTCTTCGCCGCCTTGCCGCATGGTCTGTCGCAGGCGCTGGTCTGCGATCTGCCCCAAGCCGTGAAAGTCGTCGATCTGGGCGCTGATTTCCGGCTGCGCGATCCTGCGGCCTATGAAAAATGGTATGGCGCGGCCCATGTCGCCACCGCATTGCAGCAAACCGCGGTTTACGGGCTGACCGAGTTTTACCGCGACGACATCAAATCCGCACGGCTGGTGGCGGGCACCGGCTGCAATGCCGCGACCGTGCAATTCGCGCTGCGGCCTTTGATTGCCGAACAGCTGATCGATCTGGATGACATCATCTGCGATCTCAAAAACGGGATTTCGGGGGCCGGGCGGTCGCTGAAGGAAAACATGCTGTTCACTGAACGCAGCAGTGACGTGCTTGGCTATGCCCAAGGCGGCAAGCACCGGCATCTGGGCGAATTCGATCAGGAATTTTCGGCCCTCGCCGGTCGCCCCGTGGAAATCCAGTTCACGCCGCATCTGGTGCCGATCAGCCGGGGCATTCTGGCCAGCTGCTATCTGCGCGGCGATGCGCAGGCGATCCATGCCGCGCTGACCGCCGCCTATGCAGACGAGCCGTTCATCCATGTGCTGCCCTTCGGCCAATGCCCCGGCACCGGCCATGTGATGGGGTCGAATTTCTGCCATATCGGTGTGACATCGGACCGCATTTCAGGCCGTGCTCTTGTGGTGGCCACCCTTGACAACCTATGTAAGGGATCGTCAGGGCAGGCGGTGCAGAACGCCAATCTGATGCTGGGTCTGAATGAAACGGATGGTCTGATGCTGGTGCCGGTATTCCCATGA
- a CDS encoding lysophospholipid acyltransferase family protein, with protein MRRKDRQVARDITYATSAKGRGGRALIRVMENATGRLRLIKKARGYDVDVAQGGDFWQVITARYGLDLQIAGGTLDDIPSSGPLILVSNHPYGILDGLMMGLILSQRRGGDFKVLAHRIFRASPDLEQVILPISFDDTKEAAKLNLDTRAEALRYLAAGGAIGIFPGGTVSTSARMFSQPMDPNWRNFTAKMIARSDAVVVPIFFEGRNSRLFQLASHLHVTLRMGLLIREFKARINKPVRVVIGKPIPADLLAGLKKDPKGCMDFLRKATYELSLDPLDPTAIGHEFEDRYKVRDGRRDIR; from the coding sequence ATGCGACGCAAGGATCGGCAAGTGGCGCGGGATATCACCTATGCCACATCGGCCAAGGGGCGGGGCGGGCGTGCCTTGATCCGCGTCATGGAAAACGCCACCGGACGGCTGCGCCTGATCAAAAAGGCGCGCGGCTATGATGTCGATGTCGCGCAAGGCGGTGATTTCTGGCAGGTGATCACCGCGCGTTACGGGCTTGATTTGCAGATCGCGGGCGGCACGCTGGATGATATCCCCAGCTCTGGCCCGCTGATCCTGGTGTCCAACCATCCTTACGGCATTCTGGACGGGCTGATGATGGGGCTGATCCTGTCGCAGCGGCGCGGTGGCGATTTCAAAGTGCTGGCGCACCGGATCTTTCGCGCCTCGCCCGATCTGGAACAGGTGATCTTGCCGATTTCCTTTGATGACACCAAAGAGGCCGCCAAGCTGAACCTGGACACCCGCGCCGAAGCTTTGCGCTATCTGGCGGCGGGCGGGGCCATCGGGATCTTTCCGGGCGGGACGGTTTCGACCTCGGCGCGGATGTTTTCCCAGCCGATGGACCCCAATTGGCGCAATTTCACCGCCAAGATGATTGCCAGATCCGATGCGGTGGTTGTCCCGATCTTCTTTGAAGGCCGCAACAGCCGGCTGTTCCAGCTGGCCAGCCATCTGCATGTGACCCTGCGCATGGGCCTGTTGATCCGTGAATTCAAAGCCCGCATCAACAAACCCGTGCGCGTGGTGATCGGCAAGCCTATCCCCGCCGATCTGTTGGCGGGGCTGAAAAAAGACCCCAAAGGATGCATGGATTTCCTGCGCAAAGCCACCTATGAGTTAAGCCTTGATCCGCTTGATCCGACTGCGATCGGGCATGAATTCGAAGACAGATACAAGGTGCGTGATGGCCGTAGGGATATTCGATAG
- a CDS encoding holin-associated N-acetylmuramidase: MQSITDIAAEIVLREGGYVNDPDDPGGATKFGVTIHTMRRLGLDLTGDGTVDAADVQQLDRAQAVAIFVEHYYHRPRLDRLPQVIQASVFDMYVNAGANAVRILQRLLVEMRIPVAVDGVIGPQTIAAATRAAGAAPDHLADAYGIARRNYYYDLADRRPASRKYARRRDGGKGGWITRAEEFISPRYHLSAAEHQQRTATWA; this comes from the coding sequence ATGCAAAGCATCACCGACATCGCCGCCGAAATCGTCCTGCGTGAGGGCGGCTATGTGAATGACCCCGATGATCCCGGCGGGGCGACAAAATTCGGCGTCACCATTCACACGATGCGCCGTCTGGGGCTTGATCTGACCGGCGATGGCACGGTCGATGCCGCGGATGTGCAGCAGCTGGACCGCGCGCAGGCGGTGGCGATCTTTGTCGAACATTATTATCACCGCCCCCGGCTCGACCGGCTGCCGCAGGTGATCCAGGCCAGTGTTTTTGACATGTATGTCAATGCCGGGGCCAATGCGGTGCGTATCCTGCAACGGCTGTTGGTTGAAATGCGCATCCCCGTCGCCGTGGACGGTGTGATCGGCCCGCAGACGATTGCGGCCGCCACCCGCGCGGCAGGGGCGGCCCCCGACCATCTGGCCGATGCTTACGGGATCGCGCGGCGCAATTATTATTACGATCTTGCCGACCGCCGCCCCGCCAGCCGCAAATATGCCCGCAGGCGCGATGGCGGCAAAGGCGGCTGGATCACACGGGCCGAGGAATTCATTTCACCGCGCTATCACCTAAGCGCGGCAGAGCATCAGCAAAGGACAGCGACATGGGCTTGA
- a CDS encoding cytochrome c-type biogenesis protein: protein MIRLVAIFWLIASAAFAVQPDEVLDDPALEQRARELSKGLRCPVCRNESIDESNAELSRELRILLRERLVDGDSDEQAVDFLVARYGEFVLLRPDTSGVNVVLWYAAPVMLLIALGIGWTVIRRPVAAPEALSDEEKAELQKILRS, encoded by the coding sequence ATGATCCGGCTGGTCGCCATATTCTGGCTGATCGCTTCGGCGGCCTTTGCGGTGCAACCCGACGAGGTGCTGGATGATCCCGCTCTGGAACAGCGCGCGCGTGAGCTGTCCAAGGGCCTGCGCTGCCCGGTCTGCCGCAACGAAAGCATCGACGAATCCAACGCCGAATTGTCGCGCGAATTGCGGATCTTGCTGCGCGAACGTCTGGTCGATGGCGATAGCGATGAACAGGCCGTGGATTTCCTTGTCGCGCGTTACGGCGAATTCGTGCTGCTGCGCCCCGATACCAGCGGCGTCAATGTGGTGCTGTGGTATGCCGCCCCCGTCATGCTGCTGATCGCGCTTGGCATCGGCTGGACAGTGATCCGGCGGCCCGTCGCCGCGCCCGAGGCGCTGAGCGACGAAGAAAAAGCCGAATTGCAAAAGATATTACGCTCCTGA
- the gltX gene encoding glutamate--tRNA ligase encodes MSRPVVTRFAPSPTGALHIGGARTALFNWLYARGRGGKFLLRIEDTDRARSTPENAQAILDGLTWLGLDWDGDPVSQFDSAARHAEVAHALLAAGKAYKCFSTQDEIEAFREEARAQKASTLFRSPWRDADSKVHPDAPYVIRIKAPRSGTTTLHDAVQGDVTWSNDQLDDMVLLRSDGSPVYMLAVVVDDHDMGVTHVIRGDDHLANAFRQNLIYEAMGWPQPVLAHIPLIYGPDGKKLSKRHGATGAAEYQALGYPAAGMRNYLARLGWSHGDAEFFTDAQARDWFDLDGIGKSPARFDTAKLEHLSGQHIAAADDAALLHELQGYLAATGAAPLDEAQKDGLLRGMYCLKERAKTFPELIEKAHFILTSRPIAPDEKSAAQLTDVSRGILSELTPQLQNASWTRDTLESIVATTAQVHDTKLGKLAGPLRAALAGRAVSPSVFDMMLVLGQSETIGRLSDASM; translated from the coding sequence ATGTCCCGTCCCGTCGTCACACGTTTCGCCCCCTCGCCCACGGGTGCCTTGCATATCGGGGGCGCGCGCACGGCCCTTTTCAACTGGCTTTACGCGCGCGGGCGCGGTGGCAAGTTCCTGCTGCGGATCGAGGATACCGACCGCGCGCGGTCTACCCCTGAAAATGCGCAGGCGATTCTGGACGGGCTGACATGGCTGGGGCTGGATTGGGACGGCGATCCTGTCAGCCAGTTCGACAGCGCCGCGCGCCATGCCGAGGTGGCCCATGCGCTGCTGGCGGCGGGCAAGGCCTATAAATGTTTCAGCACCCAAGACGAGATCGAGGCCTTCCGCGAAGAGGCCCGCGCGCAGAAAGCCTCGACCCTGTTCCGTTCGCCCTGGCGCGACGCTGACAGTAAGGTGCATCCCGATGCACCTTATGTGATCCGCATCAAGGCCCCGCGCAGCGGCACGACAACGCTGCATGACGCCGTCCAGGGCGATGTCACATGGTCCAATGACCAGCTTGACGATATGGTCCTGCTGCGGTCAGATGGCAGCCCGGTCTATATGCTGGCCGTCGTGGTCGATGATCACGACATGGGCGTGACCCATGTGATCCGCGGCGATGACCATCTGGCCAATGCCTTCCGGCAGAACCTGATCTATGAGGCGATGGGCTGGCCACAGCCCGTGCTGGCGCATATCCCGCTGATCTATGGTCCCGATGGCAAGAAATTGTCCAAGCGCCATGGCGCCACCGGCGCTGCGGAATACCAGGCACTGGGCTATCCGGCGGCGGGGATGCGCAATTACCTGGCCCGTCTGGGCTGGAGCCATGGCGATGCGGAATTCTTTACCGATGCGCAGGCGCGCGATTGGTTCGATCTCGATGGAATCGGCAAATCACCCGCGCGGTTCGACACCGCCAAGCTGGAACATCTTTCTGGTCAGCATATCGCGGCCGCCGATGATGCTGCGCTGCTGCATGAATTGCAGGGCTACCTGGCCGCAACCGGCGCCGCACCGCTGGATGAGGCACAAAAAGACGGGCTGTTGCGCGGCATGTATTGCCTCAAAGAACGGGCCAAGACCTTTCCGGAACTGATTGAAAAGGCGCATTTTATCCTGACCAGCCGGCCCATCGCCCCGGACGAGAAATCCGCTGCGCAACTTACCGATGTATCCCGTGGTATACTGTCGGAATTGACGCCGCAGTTGCAAAATGCTAGCTGGACCCGAGATACTCTGGAAAGCATCGTTGCGACCACGGCCCAAGTGCATGACACCAAGCTTGGCAAACTGGCGGGACCTCTGCGCGCCGCTTTGGCCGGGCGCGCGGTGTCACCCAGCGTTTTCGACATGATGCTGGTTCTGGGGCAATCCGAGACGATTGGCCGCCTTTCGGATGCCAGCATGTAA
- the ccmE gene encoding cytochrome c maturation protein CcmE — translation MSGLKNLKKRRRVQVISIAGACVGLVLVLLWFLPSDSFQFFRSPSEVASAPPLPNERFRLGGLVERGTLVRGQGQEISFAVTDGGASIPVVYAGILPDLFSEGEGVVAQGNMIDGRFEAVEILAKHDETYMPTEVLDALKAQGVYVDPNGARIGH, via the coding sequence ATGAGCGGTTTGAAAAACCTCAAGAAACGCCGCCGTGTGCAGGTGATTTCCATCGCCGGGGCCTGCGTGGGTCTGGTGCTGGTTTTGTTGTGGTTTCTGCCATCGGATAGTTTCCAATTCTTCCGCTCGCCGTCAGAGGTCGCCTCGGCGCCACCTTTGCCCAATGAACGGTTCCGCCTTGGCGGTCTGGTCGAACGCGGCACGCTGGTGCGCGGGCAGGGGCAGGAAATCAGCTTTGCCGTGACCGATGGCGGCGCCTCGATCCCGGTGGTCTATGCGGGCATCCTGCCGGATCTCTTTTCCGAAGGCGAAGGCGTCGTCGCGCAAGGCAATATGATCGATGGCCGGTTCGAAGCTGTTGAAATCCTTGCCAAACATGACGAAACCTACATGCCGACAGAGGTGCTGGACGCGCTGAAGGCGCAAGGGGTCTATGTGGACCCGAACGGTGCACGCATCGGGCATTAA